A window of Tripterygium wilfordii isolate XIE 37 chromosome 7, ASM1340144v1, whole genome shotgun sequence contains these coding sequences:
- the LOC120003073 gene encoding GDSL esterase/lipase APG-like: protein MEVICWRRPLLGLFFAFALSCLRIGKGQESTALVPAIMTFGDSSVDVGNNNYLPTLFKANYPPYGRDFTTHRPTGRFSNGKLATDFTAETLGFTSFAPAYLSPEASGKNLLIGANFASAAAGFDEKAALAKHAIPLSKQLQYFREYKGKLGRVAGANKSASIIKDSIYLLGAGTADFLQNYYVNPRLNKVYTADQYGLSLVGSFTRFVKDLYGLGARKLGVTSLPPLGCLPAAITLFGFHKPGCVSGINADVQKFNKRIDSASKALQKQLPGLKIVIFDIYKPLYDIVNSTSNYGFKEARRGCCKTGRVGATVFLCNPTTLAAGTCSNATEYVFWDGVHPSEAANQAIADALIFQGIGLIG from the exons ATGGAGGTCATCTGTTGGAGACGACCCTTGTTGGGTTTGTTCTTTGCATTTGCACTATCATGTCTAAGAATAGGGAAAGGACAAGAATCAACAGCTCTTGTACCAGCAATCATGACATTTGGTGATTCTTCTGTAGATGTTGGCAACAATAACTACCTACCAACTCTTTTCAAGGCCAATTACCCTCCTTACGGGAGAGACTTCACCACTCACAGACCCACTGGAAGGTTTTCCAATGGCAAATTAGCCACTGATTTCACTG CTGAAACTCTGGGTTTTACTAGTTTTGCACCTGCATATCTTAGCCCAGAGGCATCAGGGAAGAACCTTTTGATAGGAGCTAATTTTGCTTCTGCTGCAGCTGGTTTTGATGAGAAAGCAGCCTTAGCAAAA CATGCGATCCCACTGTCAAAGCAACTACAGTACTTCAGGGAGTACAAGGGCAAGCTAGGTAGAGTAGCTGGTGCTAACAAATCAGCATCCATAATCAAAGATTCAATATATCTCTTGGGTGCTGGAACTGCTGACTTTCTTCAGAACTACTATGTTAATCCTCGGCTTAACAAGGTCTACACTGCTGACCAGTATGGCTTGTCCCTTGTCGGTTCATTTACACGCTTTGTTAAG GATTTGTATGGTTTGGGGGCCAGGAAACTTGGGGTAACTTCACTGCCCCCATTAGGTTGCCTTCCTGCAGCAATCACTTTGTTTGGATTTCACAAGCCAGGATGTGTGTCCGGGATCAACGCTGATGTGCAAAAATTTAATAAGAGGATCGATTCTGCATCTAAAGCTCTTCAAAAGCAACTACCTGGTCTTAAGATTGTCATATTTGACATTTACAAACCTTTGTATGACATTGTCAACTCTACCTCAAACTATG ggtTTAAGGAAGCAAGGAGAGGTTGCTGTAAGACTGGGAGAGTAGGGGCAACAGTGTTCTTGTGCAATCCAACGACACTTGCAGCAGGAACATGTTCAAATGCCACTGAGTATGTATTTTGGGATGGTGTCCATCCATCAGAGGCTGCTAATCAGGCTATTGCTGATGCCTTGATTTTTCAAGGGATCGGCCTCATTGGATGA